One Pseudomonas sp. B21_DOA genomic window, GATCCCGAGCTGTACGCGCAATTGTCGAATTTCCAGGACCAGTACCGCACGCTGTTCAAGGCGCTGGGCTTTGAACTGGTCTGCGACACCCGTGGTTTCTACTACTTCGTGCCGGACATGGCCGCCGCAGCGGTGAACAAGACCGCCCAGCGACTGGCGCTATTCACCTTCATCCTCGTCGAGCACCTGGCCGATCAGGGCCGCGACCCGATTGCCGTGCTCGACGGCGGCAGCCTTGGCCGCGAAGAGTTGCCGTCGCTGCTGGACAAGTACCGCGATCTGTTCATTCAGGCCGAAGTGCAGACCGTCGAAGAACTCGAAGAAAAAATCATGCGCCGCATGACTCAGCTCGGTTTTGCCGGCGAAGAAAACGGTGTCTACCGCTTCCTGCCGCCAATGCACCGTTTCCTCGACGTGTGCCTGTCGGTACAGCAGGACCGCGACCTGGCGGCCAGCGTGCACAGCGTTCTGCCGCTGCCGGCGCCGGTGCTGATCGACGAAGAAGCCGAAGCGAAATTCCTCGAAACCGACGATCCGCTCGATCTTTCCGAATTTGAAGAAGAAAGCGAAGAAGACGCACTGGCCCGCGCCATTGCCGAAGAACAGGAGTCCGATGCATGAGCCAGGAACGCTACGGCATCCGCCGCTTTGCCCTTTTGAACACCGCCGGTTACAGCCTTGGCCTGTTCCCGCTGGAAGAACCGCTGTCGGTTTATGGCGCGAACAACCTCGGCAAGTCGGCGTCGATCAACGCCTTGCAGTTTCCGATTCTGGCGCGCATGTCGGACATGAGTTTCGGCAAGTACAGCCTCGAGCAATCGCGGCGTTTCTACTTCGCCTCCGACACCAGTTACATCCTCGTCGAAGTCAACCTGCCCCACGGCCCGCACGTGATCGGCGTGGTCGGTCGCGGCCCGGGGGCGGTTTCGGGCACCAGTTCTTCGCCTACGCCGGCAAGCTCGATCTGGCCCACTACCAGAAAAACGACACCTGCCTGCGCCAGAAAGAACTGTTCAGCAATCTCGAAAAAGAAGGCCTGAAGGCTTACGAGCTCAAGCCGGACGAACTGCGCCGCTTGCTGGTTGGCGGCCACACGTCGATCCCGCTCGACCTGACGCTGATCCCGCTGCGCTCCACCAGCGAGCAGAGCCTGAAGACCTTCCGCGCGCTGTTCATCAACCTGCTGCACATGCGCGAAATCACCGCGGCCAAGCTCAAGCAACTGTTCCTCGATGCCTTCGAGCACAGCCTGCGTTCGGGCAGCGTCGATTACATCGCCGCGTGCGAAGAAGCCTTCCGCGACGTGCGGCGCATGGAACAGGACTACAACTCGCTGGTCGCCGCCGGCCCATTGGTCGAAGCCTTGGCCAACGGCGTGAAACAGCGCGACGTGCTGCGCGGCAAACTGCATCGCCTGTCGCCGCTACTCGATTCCCTGCTCGGCACCTGGTCGGACTACGCCACGGCGCGTAAGGAAGAGCTGACCATCCAGGCCGAGCACTACCGTCGCGAGCAGGACGATCTGCAAAACGATCAGCGCGGCGGCACTCAGGAATTGATGCGTCTGGAGCGGGAAATTTCCGGCATTCAGCGCTGGCTCGGTGAGCTGTCGGTATTAAAGAACCGCTTCGCCCTGGTCGATGACGTCAAAGTGCTCGAGCAACAATTGCTCGCCGCCAAGGACGCTCACGACGAACTGGCCGGTGCCTTGGCGCAGTCGCGTCAGTTCAGCGCCGAAGATCTGGAAGAGCGTCTGCGCGATCTGGAAAAACGCCTGAAGTCGGTGAAGCAGCAACTCGATCACGCTGATAACAACAGCTACGCCCGCCTGCGCGAAGAGTTCTCGCAACAGGACGTCGAACGCCTGATGCGTCTGTTCAATAGCGCGCTGTTCAGCCTGCCGCTGGGCGAGCACGGCATCACCCTCGACGAGAACGGCGAGTGGGTCAAATCGGTCGAGCTGATTCTTGACGGCTTCAAAGGCGAGCGTTTCGAAGTGCCGGGCCTGTCGATCGACATCTCGCACATCGAGCCGCCGGCCTTGCAAGCGCTGGCTGACCGCGCCGCGCTGCGCGATCAGAAAGAGCGTCTGGAAAAAGAACTCAAGCAACTGAAAACCCAACAAGCCGTGGCCGCCGACCGCGCCGCGAGCAAGACCCAGACCGAAGCGCTGTACCAGCAGGTGCTGGACGCACAGAAGGCGCTGGAAGATTTCCGTCGCACCCAGACGCTGAGCGCCGAAGAAGGCGACAAGCTCGAGCAACTGGCGCAGATGGAAGCCGCGCAGGACGAACTCAAGCGCTCCAGCGATGCGTTCACCGAGCGCGTCCAGCAACTGTCGGCCAAGCTGCAACTGGTCGGCCGACAGATTGCCGACATGGAAGCCAAGCAACGCACCCTCGACGATGCCTTGCGTCGTCGTCAGTTGCTGCCGGCGGATCTGCCGTTCGGTACGCCGTTCATGGATCCGGTCGACGATTCGATGGACAACCTACTGCCGCTGCTCAACGACTATCAGGACAGCTGGCAGGGTCTGCTGCGTGCCGATGGCCAGATCGAGGCACTGTACGCGCAGGTGCGTCTCAAAGGCGTGGCCAAGTTCGACAGCGAAGACGACATGGAGCGGCGTCTGTCGCTGCTGATCAACGCTTACGCGCACCGCACCGATGAGGCCCTGACCCTCGGCAAGGCGCGGCGCGCGGCGGTCACCGACATCGCCCGCACCCTGCGCAACATTCGCAGCGACTACGACAGCCTCGAGCATCAACTGGCGCTGTTCAACCGCGAGATCAACAAGCGTCAGGTTTCCAACCTGCAGAGCTTCCGCATCGTCCTCGCGCCGAACAAGGAAGCGCTCAAGCACATCGACCAGATCATCCACAGCGCCGGGCAGTATGAGGAAGGCGAAACCCTGTCGGTGTTTGACCTCAGCCAGAGCGCCGAGCAGGACAACAAGAACGAAGAGGCCAAGGAATATCTGGCACGGCTGGTGGCGGCCAACCACAACCAGCTCGGTCTCAAGGACTTGTTCGAACTCGCCTTCGAGATCACCAAGGTCAACGGCCAACCGGTCATCCACACCGACATCGACGGCGCGGCGTCCAACGGTACGACCATGACCATCAAGGCGCTGACCAACATGTACTTGTTGCTGCATTTGATGGATCGCGATCTGGCCGGTCGCGTGCGTCTACCGTACTACCTCGACGAGGCGGCGGATATCGACGAGAAGAACCAGGCGGCGCTGCTTGAAACCAGTCTGCAACTGGGCTTCGTGCCGATTCTGGCGAGCGTGAAGCCGCAGGTCTGCGCCAGTGTCGCGATCGACCTGGAAGGCGGCAGCGGCCCGGCCGGGATCTACATCGATGAGGCGGACTGGAAGTACATCCGCCGCCACGATGTGGTCAAGGCCACGCTGAATGTGCAGGCGGATGAGCCGGAGCTGGATGCGGTTTGATCGGCTTTAGCTGAAGGCAAAAAAGGGCCGCGATCTGCTGGGATCGCGGCCCTTTTTATCGTCTGGGATTTGGGTTGAATCAGAGGGCCTCTTCGCGAGCAAGCTCGCTCCCACATAGAAACGCATACAAAATGTGGGAGCGAGCTTGCTCGCGAAGGCGTCTTGATAGACGCCCCATAAACTTCAGGTTACTTACCGAGCTGAATCCTCGGCGCCCACGTCAGCCATTCATCCTCGAACTTGTCGAACAACGGGAACGTCTGCTCGGCCCGCGCCGGGTTGCCCATGCGTTCACCGTCCGGGGTGGCGAAGGCAATACCACCTTGAATCAGCGTCTCCAGCGACTCGGTTCGCACCGTCACGCCTTTAAATAAACCGTAATCGAAGCCCACACCGCTGGTGTTCCAGAAGCGGCTGCCGCTGCGCACCAATGGCGCATACTTCGGCTCGATCAGGATGTGCACCAATACACGGTCAGCGGTCTGGCCCAACTCATAACCGGTCACCTTGCCGACGGTGATTTCACGATAGGTGACTGGTACGCCGGGCTTCAGCGAACCACGACGTGCAGCGCTCAACACCAGACTCAAACCGGCTTCCTGTTTGGTGACTTCCGGCACCTCGGCCAAAGCAACGAAGTTTTTTGCGGCCCGAGATTTTCGCCGCTGGCTGGACTTCGATGTATTTGCCGGTGACCAGGGTTTCCAGATTCTGCGTCTTGATCAGGCCCAGCTCCGGCTTGACCACCCAGAACTGACTGCCGACCCGCGCAATTTTCTCCGGCACTTCGGTGATGCGTGCGGTGAGGATCACCGACTGCATGTCGTCGGTGAGATCCACGCTCTCGATCTTGCCAACATCCAGCCCCTTGAAACGCACCGGCGTGCCGCTGCTCAAACCGTCAGCGCGATCGACTTTAATAGTCACTACCGCACCTTTCTTGTTCGCCTCGTCATGATCGGCGAACAGACGGAAGCGCGGGATGCGTTTCTTCAACGGCGCATTGGCTTGCGGTGTTTCGAATGCAATACCGCCGGCCATCAGGGTTTGCAGGGATTCACTCTTCACCTGAATGCCGCCGGTCAAGCCACCGGTGAGGGTAATGCCGCTGACGTTCCAGAAGCGCGTCGAGGCGTTGACCAGGTTTTCGTATTCCTTCTCGATGTGTACGCCGATGACCAGTTGCTTCTTGGTTCGGGAGAACTGGTAGCTCTGCACCGAACCGACCTTGACCTGCTTGTACAGAATCGGGCTGCCGACATCGATCGAGCCGAGCGAATCGGTGAACAGCACCAGATGCAGGCCCGGCGATCGCAGGTCCAGCGGCGGAGCTTTTGGTCGTGCTTCGAATTCCCGCTTTGGCGCGGCGCCTTTGTCACCCGGACGCACGGCGATGTAGTTACCTTTTACCAGCGCTTCCAGGCCGGTAATACCGGCAAGGGAAATCGACGGTTTGACCACCCAGAACTGCGTGCCCTCCACCAGATAGTCTTCGGCCAACGGATCAAGGGTCAGCTCGGCGGTGGCGCTGTTCAGGTCCGGATCGACCTTCAACGCTTTCAGGTTGCCGACCTGAATACCTTTGTACATCACCGGCGTGCGACCCGCCTGCAGACCTTCGAAATCGCTGAGCTTGACCTTCACGCGAATCCCGGCAGCGGCAGCGTCAAAGTCTTCATAGAGACGGAACGGGAGGCTCGGATCGGTTGCCGGACTGTCCTTGCGATTCTCCGGCGTCGCGAACGCGATACCACCGGCGACGATGCTGGCCAGGGATTCGCTGCGCACTTTCACGCCGGACAGGTTGGCGTCGATGCTGATGCCGCTGGCGTTCCAGAAACGCGTGTGCTTGCGCACCAGTTTGGCGTAGGTCGGCTCGATGAACACTTTCAGCTCAACAGTGCTCTGATCCTCGGAAAGCACATAGCTTTTGACTTGGCCAACTTTGATCTGCTTGTAGAACACCGGGCTGCCACGATTCAGAGAACCGAGGCGATCGGCCTTGATGGTCAGGTGCAGACCGGGCTTGGCGTCGGACAGCGGCGGCTCTTCGGCCAATGCCTTGAATTTGCGCACCGGCTCGCCTTCACCGGGACTGATGGCAACGTAGTTACCCGAGACCAATGTCTCCAGACCGGTGATACCGGCCAGGGTCACGCTCGGCTTGACCAGCCAGAACCGTGTGCTGGTCTTCAGGTACTGCTCGACGTCCTTGTTCATTTCGATGGTGGCGATCACGCCTTTGGAGTTGCCTTCATCGTCGAGCTTGAGCGTTTTGACCTTGCCGACCGGCATGCCTTTGTAGACCACTTCAGTCTTGTTGGCCTGGATGCCTTCGCCGCTTTCGAAGCGCACCTGAATCTCTATACCGGTCTCGGAATAAGCACGCCAGCCGAGCCAGCCGCCGATGATCAGCGCGATCAGAGGCAGCACCCAAATGGCCGACCAGTTCGAAGCGGGTCGGGTTTTCGCTACAGGCAAATCAGTCATGGTCGTCGTCCGACTCCGTGTTATCCCAAATCAGTCGGGGATCGAAAGTAACTGCCGCGAGCATCGTCAGAATCACCACAGAGGCGAAGGCGACGGCGCCCAGGTTGGCTTCGACACTGGCTATCCGGCCGAAGTTGACGACCGCCACGAGAATGGCGATCACAAAAATATCGAGCATCGACCAACGGCCAATGAACTCGATGAAACGGTACATCCAGATACGCTGGCGGGCCGATAATGGTTGCCGACGCTGCACAGAAAACAGCAACAGCGCGATGCCGACCAGTTTGAAGGTCGGCACCAGAATACTGGCGATGAACACCACGGCCGCGATCGGAATCATGCCGTGCTGCACCAGTTGAATAACCCCGGACATGATGGTGCTCGGATCACCCTGACCCAGAGAGCTGACCGTCATGATCGGCAAGACATTCGCCGGAATGTAGATAATTGCTGCCGTGATCAACAGCGCCCAGGTACGGGTCAGGCTGTTCGGGCGGCGAGCGTGAACCTGCGCGCCACAACGGGTGCAGTTCTGCTCGTCGACGTCAGCTTCCTGCTTGTTCAGCTCGTGACATTCGGTGCAGACCAGAATGCCCGCATCAATCGCCCGCATGGGCATCCTCTCCTGATAATGCCTGCCAGATCTGATGCGGTGACATCACCACCTCCAGCCAGACTTGTACCAACAACAAGCCAATGAAACATGCCAGCCCGAGGCCGACGGTGATGGCTGCCATGTCCGCAAGCTTCACGATCGCGACGAGGACGCCCATGAGGTAGACCTCGAGCATGCCCCAGTCTCTGAGGTGGTGGTAAATACGATAGAGCAGCAAACCGTAGCTTCGGCCGACTTCGAAACGAATCGTCAGTAACACAAACAGCTGGCACAACAACTTGAGTAACGGTATGGCCATGCTGCAAAGGAAGACGACAATCGACACTCCTTGCATGTCGGTGTTGAACAGACCGACCACGCCACTCCAGACCGTATCCTGCGACGATTGCCCGAGGATATTGAGTTGCATGATGGGTAAAAAGTTTGCCGGTACGTAAAGTAATAACGCCGCGATCACCAGGGCGAGGCTGCGCTGCACCACGTTATGGCGGTGGGCGTATAACTCATAACCACAACGCGGGCAGAGCGCTTTCTCACCATGGGCAAGTGTCGGCTTGCGCATCAGCAGGTCGCACTCGTGGCAGGCTATCAAGTCTTCCAGCGGTAAATCTGACAGCCCGGGGGCGTCAACCGATTCTGACATACAGGCTCTGGCTCCGATAAAGATGGGGCTATTCTAGTGTTCTGATTCGAAAATAACTGTGCAATTTTGTTCGCCGTAACGCTGAAAACTTTCTCGCAGGC contains:
- a CDS encoding paraquat-inducible protein A; its protein translation is MRAIDAGILVCTECHELNKQEADVDEQNCTRCGAQVHARRPNSLTRTWALLITAAIIYIPANVLPIMTVSSLGQGDPSTIMSGVIQLVQHGMIPIAAVVFIASILVPTFKLVGIALLLFSVQRRQPLSARQRIWMYRFIEFIGRWSMLDIFVIAILVAVVNFGRIASVEANLGAVAFASVVILTMLAAVTFDPRLIWDNTESDDDHD
- a CDS encoding chromosome partitioning protein; this translates as MHLDLSELSQLAPIFRELFKGYHVSRRDPELYAQLSNFQDQYRTLFKALGFELVCDTRGFYYFVPDMAAAAVNKTAQRLALFTFILVEHLADQGRDPIAVLDGGSLGREELPSLLDKYRDLFIQAEVQTVEELEEKIMRRMTQLGFAGEENGVYRFLPPMHRFLDVCLSVQQDRDLAASVHSVLPLPAPVLIDEEAEAKFLETDDPLDLSEFEEESEEDALARAIAEEQESDA
- a CDS encoding paraquat-inducible protein A, translating into MSESVDAPGLSDLPLEDLIACHECDLLMRKPTLAHGEKALCPRCGYELYAHRHNVVQRSLALVIAALLLYVPANFLPIMQLNILGQSSQDTVWSGVVGLFNTDMQGVSIVVFLCSMAIPLLKLLCQLFVLLTIRFEVGRSYGLLLYRIYHHLRDWGMLEVYLMGVLVAIVKLADMAAITVGLGLACFIGLLLVQVWLEVVMSPHQIWQALSGEDAHAGD